GAGGTAAATAATTGAGCTTTGTGAGTGAAGATGTTAACCTGCAGCAGATCTGATAGCATTCAAAAAAGTTTGGAATCTATAAGGTTATTTTAATGTAAAGCAACATAGCAATAGTCCAGTGAAACAGGACTGCATTGCTGTGCTGTCTCGCTCAGAAGGTCTGTGCTTATCTGTGGTTTTCGTCTCCCTTTTCCAAGTAATACTGCTATTCAGCATCATAAAAGTGGAGGTTTGGATAGTTTAATTGTGACACCCAGTTATTTTAGCTAATACATTATAGCTTAAAGTTGTAGTTTTCTGAAGGCCAGTGATGTAGCTTGAatttgaatatgaatatgaatttAAAATATTTGTTCTTGTGTAAGATATCAGTCAGCGATTTggggttttcatttttttaaatgtccagCCTTAAAATAGGATGATGCACCTCAAACATTGTTACCTCTTGTGTTTCCAGCTCTTACCACATGGGAGTTTGTTCAACATTTTAATTATTCTCTTTTTGATAGTCCGTTAGAGAAGGAGGATGCACATCAGAAATGAACTGCGGCAAACCTGCCTCATCATTTGGTGTTCAGGCTCTGATCAGTCCCGTCTAAATCAGATGGTCGTCACACAGATAGAAGAGGGATGTCGGAGAAAAATGGACTCCACCCTCTGGGTGTGACTAGTTGGCACATCGAAAATACAGTGACCTACTTATGGCATTCCCGCAAGACACTATTTCCCTCCATGGACCCATGaacgcgcccccccccccccccccccccccccccccccccccccacacacacacacacacactgttctgACCTGCTGACATTAAAGTGCCCCATCTCCATTCTTGGCTTTGcattagtgttttttttaaaaacggaaTCGAAGTGTAAAAGATTTACTAGTGGTTTTTCAGACATGGTAGCTGTTTTAGTTTGTGCTTTAGTTGATATTTATTATAAATATAGTTCCTGATTGATTGTAGGGTTGTTAAGTCAGACTTTAAACGATACTGGGGTGAACTTTACGAAGCATTGAACCGCTTTCAGGTAACAATAGTGACACCTGGTGGGGAGTTATTGACATTACTGACAGAGCTGCTACTAAAACAGGTGAAGCATGTCTATGATGTTGTTCATTAATCAGTCTATACtggaaatcatttaaaaaataatcatttaaagaAGATTACAATAGAACTGGTCTCATTTTAATAAATCGTTGTCACTAAAATGTTAGAAAACtgggaaaaaatattaaagtCACTCAAGGTGACTTCTTATTGATTAAATAGTTATTCATAGAAATGGAACCAGAACTTCAGGTTAAAAAGGAAATGCATCTATAAATAtcacaaataaatacatttaacagGCTATACCAAGttacagaaaataaatgaatcgAAAATGAATATGTTAACTTTGTACTTGATGGGGATCTAGACCACCTTGGACCAGGTGGTCCTATGTGGGATAGGGATTTTTCACTCCTTTTCAACCCCTTTATTATAGCATTCAGACCACTTTAGACCAGGCCAGGTTCAAATAAAAATTCATACATGGACGTGTCAAATCTGGATGAGGTATCACTACCCGAGATAACCTGGAACTGGTTTCACAAACCATTAACTCTTTTTTCAATGAGTTTATCCTGTGGGATAATCTAGTCCTGACTGACCTGTCCAATACTGTGGTTTTTGGTAACAATGTGATAAATTGGTCCAGATTCGACCAGCCTAAATATTGTGGTTTGTCATCTGGACCTAAGGCGATCTACGGTCcataaaagcagtgaaatgttcCTTTTTATCCAGCCAATCGGAAACTATAAATCAGGAGCTCCCCAGCGCCGTGAAAAACCACCACAGGTGTTGCCGATCGGAGAGCTGCAGGTGTtgaaaaagacgacaacagagGACAGTCCCgtttgactaaaaaaaaattacatttaaagtcaagatatataaatatatattttacgGAAATGAGCCTAATCGACATGAAGGTGGGTGTAGTTACTGATGTCATCAAGGTTGGTGAATTTGTAGTTGTTGtagttcatttatttatttatttttgtaagtAGCCTACAAGTTAATTAACTAAGAATGTAGAAATacaattttaaaaaacacaagtatAAATTGAAATATTCATTCCTCAAATCAGCTGGTCCTCGTGCTTTTTCTCGGCTTCTTGTGCCACAGAGTAGAAGGTAAGAAGGTGAAACATTACATTAATTAACTGTAAtgtttgtgttggtttgggCTGCGATTTATTTATTCTCTGTCGTTTCTTCGTAGGAACCTGCAGTGTGGAGCATTGTACTGACCGCACGAGATGTGTCCTGTCTGAAGACCAGAAAAGCTGCAAGTGTGCCACCGGATTTTATTCCGACCAGTGTGACAAAAGTAGGCCTTTATTTTACTCTGGCTGAAAGAAatccgtttaaaaaaaattttttttttttcaaatggcaGCATTAAAAACATAATTTCCCGTTAACTTTTCCAAGTAAAAAACACTTTGAGTTCCCTCAAAGTAATATTTCAAATATCCCTGCTTTAGGACTTTGATATCTAAGCTGTATATATAATCTGTAAAGTCTTATCTTTATATCAAATGTGTACCATGATGTCGAAAGGTCTTTGACAGTCTTGGTTTTATTGCTTGAGTAAAAAGTTTAATTGTGTTTAATTTGGTAACTCGTAGTATCCCAGCATGCTCTGATGGGTTTCCAAAGGATCCATATTCATGTGGGGAATCCTTCTTTGTCTAAAAGTGCCCCCCATAAGTGATCAGAGAGGTTAGAAGTCGCTGCTGCTCCACCATGGAGGAAAGTCTACGACAGACCttggtgttttgttttaaaatgattcCTACGAAACTTTGAGTTGTGTTTGGACTCTTCCTGCTGCTGTTTGTCTTCACAAGGATGCAGACTAGAGTTTTCCATCTGCGTGGAGTTGATTCAGAGCAGGTCTACAGAGCCAAACATCCACAAGTTGGACCATTTGTCACTGTGGGTTAAGGTTCTTTCTGGCTAATCTCCATACGTACACCTCTCTGTTGCTGCTGCGAATATTAAACCGTGATCACATACTTATGATTAAGACGTTCTTCTCTGTGAACAGAGCTTTAATTAATGCTCTGATGGTGGTGATCACGTTTGTGGAGTGTCTTGCACCTCCCTCATAGAAACCTTTAGCCTTGTCAGGATGTGATGCTGGGACAGCCTCATTTTGTGAAGGGTTGTAAAATGAATGCTTTTCTCCTGCAAACTCTGggtatattttttatttctaatgatAGAAATGGCTGCAAGCTGCTTTAACAGGACAAGCTTTGTCAAACAATAGGACAAAACCCAAGGAAATCTGACCTTGTATGACCTCCAGCTGCACGTAACCTGGGGAGATCATGTAAAAGTTGAGTAGAGGCAGCCGACGGGTTCAGATTTTCAAAGTGGCGCCTTATTATAGACTGTATAAATAAGATGGAGCGTTTCCACACATTTGTAAAGTCCTGTTATGAATTCTCAAAGTCGCTGCCTGTTCTTTCGAACATAAATGTTGTGGTTTCATTTGAGCAAAGAAACTATGCATGATCACTGGGTAGCCGCTTGTCAGTTACAATGTAGACCCTGATTTATCCTGTGTTAATTTCAAATGGGACCACAACTTGAAAATGAACATATTGGgacattaataaaaataaaaaagaacctTTGAAACTAGCGATTGAGATCACAAACGCATTGTTTATTGAGGTTTTTCTGCGTTTATTTTAGACTTTATTCTTCAGATTGTGAGTCTCATCAATCTAAAGTCAGCACCTGATATTATTAATGCTGTCTCCCAGAATCCCAAATCAGGTGGGAAGTAAGTTGTCACATGAATTTTATCTGTAAAAGTTGGAGTAGGAAGAGAGGAATGATGTTGCACATTATAAGTGAGACTATTAGTGAGAAAAAACTTGTTGATTCATCCGATAGTCTGTGATTTTGAGCTCAGATGAGTTGTTGTTACAAAATGATAAAAGGAAAATTAAGTCCCGAGTCTcaggtgttctttttttttttttttcttgcaggtGCACAGATCAGAGTTATGTGTGGCAGTGACTACATTGCGATCAGAGCATCGGAAGACTTTTTCAAGTATCACAAAGTGCCGCTAGAGTCCCTCCATTTACCCAACAAACTGTGTCGTGCTGAGAGGGAGATCATCGACGACGTGCCCTACTACATGTTCAGGATTTCTAAAGAGAAATATCTGACGTGCGGAGGAAAACCGCTCAAGGTACAACTCCCTACTTTAATTTGCCCATGTTGGTCTATAACACTGCAAAGCTTTTAAAAGTTCACTCTTTTGTTCTCCCCTTCCAGAAAAATTCCACTCACTTCTCATATTCCCTGAGTGTGAAATCAGAGCCTCAGGGCACTGGAAACATCATCAGAGATTCAGCCATTAAGATGGACTTCACATGCATATATCCATACGTCAGGACAGTCAGTTTGCCTTTTCCAGTTTTTCCCGTTTCCAGGTGAGAAAATATTAATGTAATCAGAATAAATGCCTCGTTATTTTCTGTCTCCATACAACCAGCACTACGTCCTTTACCCACTGATATTAATGTGCAGGAAAACATTTGATTTGTagcaacaatttttttttttttttaaaagcagtttTCTTGATTTTCTCTCCTGTATGTGGACAGTGAGATGGTGATGCATGTAGATGAAATGGATGCCACAGTGCAGATGATGTTGTACTCGGACCACACGTACGCGAAGCCTTTCACCAGTGCTCCAACCATTGAGCTCAGAGACAAGGTAGGTTGTCACCAACGAGGGCTCTTCATATGTGGACAACTGACTTGTCCAAGTAAGACTGAGGACAggttttgacatttttcatttaaatctgcactttttggttgttttgaagTTGCTTTGAAATATATGGTCAGCTGTTTTTCTAAGAAACAACTACCTCCTCATTTGAAAAAGATAATCAAGTGACATTTAACATCTGTTGGGCAAACTTTTATTGTTTAATTTACTGAATTAAGAGATGCCTTTCAGGAAAGTTTGTCCACCGaaacagatttatttttaaaaatagttttttttttttctctgtaaactgtaaagttgCATTGTTTCAGCTTGGATTGTAATTGGTAGAAGCTccttgaaacaaaaaaaaaatggggggttCATTTGAGTCTTTTCGTTCTTTTGAAGATTGAATCTTTTAACTGCTTCCCTGTCCGGTTTGAATTCTGTTTGCATCATGTTCACTGATTTCTCACAGATGATTTCCCTCATTAAAAGCTTCCctcaatactttttttttttttaaatatctcaaATGGCATGCACCCTGTTCCGCTACAACATTAAAACATGAAGTGAGTAACACTGGTCATCTCGTTCTGGTGTCACTTGTTGGACTTTTGGTTATACGAGACGGTTCTTTAAGTTGATGTGTGTTGTAAGCATAAAAAGGAACAAAGGCAGGGATCTGAGCAGCTTGGATGAAGGCCAAATTGCGATGATGGATGACTGTCAGAACATCTCCAAAATGGAACATGTTGTCATGGTTTCCCAGTATGGTcagtaaatatgaaaaaaaaacggtACGCAGGACTCACTGATGTGTTGTTGGATAAAAGTGTGGTTTGATCCCACATAAACTCTGCTGTAGTACAAACTACTTAAAAACTCAGTGCTGATCAGGTCTTAATATTTCCTTTTCCCTTGTTTAAGATATAAAAGCACCCTGTTGTGCCATTTAGAAAATACTTCACTCAGGTTTAAtctgttttctgccttttttttttaaaagaatcaaaatATATGAATGAGTTATAATTTGGTGTAATAGCTCCATGTCAGCTTGAATTATTTACCTGGAACTAAATCTTTAACcagtttgtgttttctgtaGGTGCATGTAGAGTTGACTGTGACTGAGCCAGAAGATTACTTCCTGCTTCGGGTTAATGAGTGTTGGGCCACACAGACTCCACAGCCGAACTCTACAGAGGGATTAGTTCACTCTCTGATTCATAATGGGTGAGAACATCTCTTTTTACAGTGAGTTGGTGTTAGATTAGTCCTGTGAACTGTGCGCTCCACTCACAccactgctcctccacctctccaCACCCCAGGTGTGTGGACGACCACACTGTTTCCTTCCTCAGCGTGGATCAGGAGAAGCCTGGACATAACGGACAGAGCTCCACCTTTCGCTACAGCTTCGACATGTTTCGCTTCACAACTGAACCTCATGAGCTTTACCTGCACTGCACTGTGCAGCTGTGTGAGCCAGAAGACCAAAAGTCCTGCATTCCTGTGAGTTTTACACACTCACTATTGGTCAAGTCTTGACTAATAATTATCGAGGCTTTTGTTAGTTTATATGAAACGGAgaccttgtttttttgttttactattCAAATGAACGTTTCTTTGGctttttaaacaaatatttCAACGTTGCATTTTCTGAATTTCTTCCCAGAACTGTAATTCAATCAGTAAGAGGGAAGCAGTGAGGGCAGGTCCCAGTCAGGGTCTCCTGTCATATGGACCCATCAGGATCGAAATGCCAGACAGACCTAAGTCCAGTAAGCCCCTGCTCCACATTATTCTTTACTCTTCCTGTCCTAATATGACCTGAGATGTTGTTACCAGGCTTTCCAGTTGCCCGTTTTCTCACTGTACTTGATGTGGAAGCCACTATATCACATCCATGTCTGACCTTTGTTTCAGGCATACTGACGACAGTGGTGCTGCCAGTAGCTGGAGTCTGGACTTTGGGCTTCTTCCTCACCATCCTCATCACTGTGGCCAAGGCAGGCAGCAGGAGGACGGTAAAAATGGAGGAGCGCTGACGACCATGCAGCTGCTATTGGCAGCATTAATAAatctttatttaaagaaaactcCCCTTTGTCTTTTCATCCCTGTAAAAAGTTTTGTCACAGCAGATTGTTTCTCACCCTGTACAGTTTCCCCAAATAAACGTGAGGACAAAGACAAAGTTAGGAGACATTGGTGACTTTTACTCAAAACACAAGCAGTCAAAcataacatttctctttttaaatgttttttttttttttttttttttaagcaacctCAGTAACTTACATGTTGACTCAATGTCCATTGGATGCAAACTATTTTTACACATGTAAATAAGATTTGTTCAAATTCAGTCACATTTATAAATGTCTAACTCAGAAAATCCCATCACTGCATACAGCAGATGAaaagttctttctttttttttttctctcttcagtGAGCCTTACTTTGACGAGTACGGAATGTGTACATAAAACTAAATTGTACAGAGAGGCccttaataaaaatgaattgaaccaAAAGATTATTGAATTAAACTTGACAAATActtaaatagaataaatagaCCTGGATAAAAAGGCACTGATGTAGTGGCCATTACATCTGTGTcaccatttttcttttaaataaaggtGCTTAACTCTTCACACGTGCTGTCACGTCTCCCAGTCGGACAGAAATTATGGCTGCTTCCATAATGAATGGTcacatgacaataaaagtgCACGGTTGCCAGGATACAGAGGGTGGGTCaacttgcccccccccccccccccctgctcaTTCTACCCCCACTCTCACCTATAcatcacattaaatcagtaatcCTGGTTGGTAAATCAAAGAGCACAATGATTTGATTAGAAACACGTGCGCTTTACCTGTTCTAAGGAGGTTCACTTTGTAAAACTATTTTTAAAATCCCACCATAAATCCAGCTGCAGTTTCCCGTTATGAACAGCAGATGGCTTCGCCTTCTCTGGCCCTCTAATGTGGGTCAGCTTTATCGGAGGGAGGACGCCTTGCTCattggaaatcttaaaaaaaaaaaatcctttaacTCTTCTGCGGTTTTGACGATGGCCTGAAAGTTGTTTTCGGTcgcttttgctttctttttaaagGGAGCTTAGGTGGGCTCCTTGTGCTTGACACCGCAGATCAAGCGTGATATTTGCCTTGTTCATTTCGGATGTCACCTTTCGTGTGTGTTTTCTGCAGTAGGCTAACTTGAGAAACTGATTAACTTTTCGTGGTTAATATCTGTGCTCGGATGCTTGTGTTTGCAGAAGGAGACTTGCAGCAGGATTTCTAACTGCACTCTGCGGCTGATCAGCCATTGTGGACGTCGCAGAGGAAAGGGGCAAGGACTTCTTCATGTGCCAGCTGCGTTCACTGTATGCATGAAGCAAACAGTGGCGTGAAAGTTTGGATGAGCCACGAGGCTGCTGTCGTCCGACTGCCTGCGACCAAGAATCACTTCGATGttctttctattttttattgCACTTTAGTGCGTCTCTTTCTCTTTATTGTTGGACATCTTCGAGCCTTCTCTGCTCCACAAGCATGAGCTCATATCTCACTTGCTGCGGAAGTTTGTGAATAAATACAGGAGGAGGAGACGAGAATAAATCTTACGCGCTTGGTGTATTTATCACCTTCATCTTCATCCCTCCTCAAGTCTTCATCTGTGGTCAGGGAGGAAAATGGCATCCGAGCTAATGTGGATACAGATCATCATCCCAGCAGCTTATTTCTTTTCTCTGGTGGTCTGCGGCTTTGTGGCAGATGTGGAGGAAGGCTACAAAGCTGAggtaaagtgttttttttttgtttttttttacacacagtCATGTTGGGCACACTTTAACTCTATTTCAATATATGTCTATATAAAACATGTTGTCtgagatctatctatctatctatctatctatctaatctAAAGTCCACATTGAAGATCAGACTTTGGACTTTGACATTGGAAGGCATATTTTAAGTTCCCCTCCACAGGTTGTCATTGTGACTCAGGTCTGAACCTCCTCAAAATGTTTTCTATTAACCGTTATCGACCCCTTTGGTTGCTACAAGGTCCGGTGCTGCATATTGACTGCTGCGTTTTTCCTACAAACTTCTCAGTTTTTCACACTGTGTGGAGAACTAAAGGTGAGGGTAATGTCAAAGAAACTTCCCAACCTATAAAACTTGCAGACTGTCACAAAGAAAAAGTTGTCCTAAATCCAAATGGAGACAAAAGGCTTGTGAAACGAATTTAAGAACCATCTGAGAGCTGTTGATTACttagaaagtgaaaaaaaaaagtgtaaacatGATAGAAGTGGTAGGAATGAATGttttcatagtttttttttttttttttttttttttaaatcaattgaATACTGTgtcttatgttttttttttttaagtattgaTGTAATTTTGGGGCAGATGAATcccattttttaattaaaaatttatttgaataaatattcaacaTTTTGATTAGTAATATTGTATTTAACTGCGTGGACACAGTCCACTTAGTACTGCCCTTCTTTATAATGGCGTTCTACCACTGCCTTGTCTAAATAAACCTACTCTCACGTTAGTTTTGCCTAGACTTGCCTAAAAACAATCTCCaaggcttttctttctttgcatgTGCGTGCGCAGTGGTCTGTGTTACATGTGTGTTCTGGTTTGCGTTCATAGTGTGCATACATGAAAGTTCATGATCCAGCTGTGTGAAACAGCCTGCGGTGTTGTTTTTCAGCTCTGCGGCTGAGGCTTCTTCAAGGGCAGATATTAACACTTGACAGATTCCTTCCCCCTCAGGAGCCATCGTCCTGTTTGCCCGACTACGTGGCTCTAAACGCTCATTTTCACTgtcagaaaacataaaaaacaacgaGGCAAGTTTCAATGTGTTTTGTGACAGCGGCACACATATGCAGAGCTGTGTGTTTATCTTGTGTACCTCAGACTCACATTTATCTTAAAAATGGTCAAAAAGCTTTTAGTTTTCCAGTTTCCATCCTCTTCTCCTCGTCTTGGCTGTCAGTGCAAGAATGAAAGAGCAGGAATGTCGTAATGTTAATGCAAGCCATCTGTTTTAtatctctttctcttttgttttaacTCCTAAGATGCTCTTCTGCTATTAGACCAGGGCTTGTTTATAGATAATCATAATGTTAATTGATCTAATCCTAAGTAACTGTCCTTGTCAATACACAACAAAATGACAGCAGTGACCCACTCTGTCACTGCTGCAGTTAGAAACACAAAAAATCCTAAAACTAAGCCTCACCTTATTAATAAGCTTGATGGGAAACATTTTTCAGAACGAGGTTTTGTTCACgccttgtgatggactggcgatctgTCCATTATGCACCccacagctgggatagactccagtcACTCTGGTTTGGAATAAGCAggtataaaaaatggatggatggttttgtTCACACTCTCACTGTGAATGGAAAAAAGATGGACCCGAGCTCTTTGTTTgatatacattttttatttctctttgctttTTGGGCTTATTGGAACCTCATTAGTATAAAAACTAAGCATTTTTTGACATAATGTAGTTTTAGAGGAACTACAGTTAAACAGAATTAACTACTGTGGTAATTTAACTCAAAATGTGATGTCCACGCATGTGGACGCGAGGTCCTAAGAGGGTATCTCATTGCTGATGTCTATACTAATATTATAGACAAATATTCCCTGGTTTACTCCTGATTTATAAGCATATTGTGGCGATGGCAAAACGGAGGGAAACAAAGTACAATTCAGACCAGCTGCTTTTTAGATAACTACGCAACAGATGCTATCATTAAAGCCAAAGTTGATCACTTTCTTACTGAGACTTCTAAAAATCATAATAATCCttttaaatttggaaaaactatTAAATCCTTCGCTGGACATAATAATGATGGAGCTTCCACCCTGTATTGTTAAGGActcaaaaaaaaattctaataaaGCTGAGATGCTTGGTTGTTTTAACAAGCCTTTTTATTGCTTGTGGTTTCGTGTTTGAGTCTCTCATTGTTACCCATGAAGACTCTGCTAGTCCTCGCTCAGATGAGCCACATGTGAGTCACTCTTTCACTTAGTTCAGAGGTGCATAAAGCTCTCAAACTCCTAGATATTAGAAAGGCAGCAGGTCCAGTTCATTCTGGAGCCATACTTTTTAAAGCTGGAAGCTGATCTTATAGCATCACCATTGACACATCTTTTTAATTAAACATTACTTGCAAACAAAATTTCTTCTTTGTGGAAATCTTCCTTTGTTCTCTCCTGGAGAGCTAAACAACAATGGGCTCATCTACAAGTTGTCTGTCCTTGATAAGTTTCTTGAATCACTTGTTCGTGAACAATTGACATAGTTTCTAGTAACTAAGATAACAAAATATAATCCGTCTAGGATTGTCTGAACATATTTTGGGATGGCCTGAAAATGATTTATCTCAGTGTGGATGCAAATGTAGAAGTAAAAGTTATTACTTCTAACTCGTAGCTCAGTGTTACCAAGGGTATACCCCAAGGCTTGGTCCCGGGACcatgtattttcatttttataccAACAGTCTTGATGGAGATGTATCTAATGCCAACTTCCACATTTTATGCTGATGATGCGTGATCTACTGTGCTGCACCTAAACCTAATAAGACTCTGTCAGCTGTCAGATTTAAAACTTGTTCTGAATGCCAGCAAAACAAACCTCACGATGTTCTCAAATGCAAGAGCAAAGCACTGGAATCTTCCGTCTCTTATTATTTTTCAGGGATATGCGAGTCTGTAGACAACAGCATATACCTAGGAATCGTACTTGATGATTTTCTCACATTCAAATGTGATTTTCAGCAACTGGTTGTTAGAATCAAGTCTGTTGCCACCACTTTGATGTCTGCTGCTGTATAGTGACGATGCATTGGTTAgagtggttaaaaaactccttaCACATTACCGCACCCTGCATGTTCTGGTTGGATGGTCTTCTTTGTCCTCCCGTGGACTCAAACATTGATATATTCTCAAATATAAAGCTGTAAGAAAGCTATCTACAGACCCACATCCTTCTAAAAAGTCCTGGAAACGATTGTCTTTGTTCTGAAGTATTCTTTTGATCCATCTCTAATGCCTGCACTGAAATGGTGAAAGAAGTTTTTAAACATGCTGCTGTCTCTGCTTGGATTCAGCAGCAGAACTAACTGAATCCAAACGATTGGTGTCACTGGATGAATTTAAGCTGGTTTTAAACATGTTGGACAGAAATGTCTTGTTGAAAAATGCTTGATTGACCATTCTGCCCTGCTTGGCTTGCAATGATATTGTGATTGAACTATTTGGAAGTTTTGATGTCTTAAGCTTTTCATGTGTTACATTTTGATGTTGTTTAGTTCCTTTTTGGTGATTTCTGTTTGTATTGTGTTATCTCCATAGATTCATGCTGCTCTTTATCTTGGCCAAGACAAATAGTTTTTATTTCCTGGCTAAATAAATGCTTCTGTTGCTGTCAGACTCATGTATTTGTACCGCATGCTGACGTGAAAAAAATCCCTCTGACCAGCTTAAGCAAGTCTGACTTCATGTTGTCTTCACATAGGCGTGGCTTCGTCAGTTCGGCTACCTGTCCCAGGCGAGCAGACAGATGTCTACCATGCAGTCAGCTCAGATTCTGTCGAAAGCCATCAGCGACATGCAGCGTGTCTATGGGCTGGAGGTAACTGGTGAGATGAACCCTGCTACCATCGCGTAAGTCTCACATTCCTCTGTCGTGTTGTTTCCCTCACAGACAGGCAACAGTACAAAATAAAGCAATGAATCTATTACAAATAATTCTCataatttatttgcatttttttaaaactcatctttcTCGTTTTATAGGATAAATTCAGTGATAATTGTTTTAGGCTTTGAGATTACAGAGCAACAAAACTCAGCCACCAAATGTCTTGGAGTAATTTCCCCTCAACACATGGTAATGATACCAAATGGAGAGGAGCCAAGGGAAGTGCTTCCCTCTGCCCTCAGCCAATAAGCTTTCTTGGAGTTTAAAAGATCTGCACCAACATTTAATGagtcttgtgtttttgtttttttaaattgttaccACTGTTTGTAGAAATAGTCTCAGATTATTGGGATATTTTTGTTGCGATAAAGTGATAATTAAATTTTGGGTATATCACGTCTGTATCACTGATGAGACTaattttgccggatctttgcaTCATtttttgtgtatatatatttgtgtgtataGTTGGTTATTTTATCATTATGGCTgctgtatttttttaaagaataacaTCAGATCTACTTATGTCTGTTCTGCTTTGACATAAGCTGCTTACCTGCATGAAGGGAAGTGACCTGGCTTGCATTTAATAGcctctgtttttgtgtgtgtttggccaCGCAGGGCAATGCGTCGACCTCGCTGTGGCCTCCCTGACAGAAAACCAGGGCTGCAGTTTCATGCA
This genomic interval from Odontesthes bonariensis isolate fOdoBon6 chromosome 7, fOdoBon6.hap1, whole genome shotgun sequence contains the following:
- the zpd gene encoding zona pellucida glycoprotein d; this translates as MSLIDMKVGVVTDVIKLVLVLFLGFLCHRVEGTCSVEHCTDRTRCVLSEDQKSCKCATGFYSDQCDKSAQIRVMCGSDYIAIRASEDFFKYHKVPLESLHLPNKLCRAEREIIDDVPYYMFRISKEKYLTCGGKPLKKNSTHFSYSLSVKSEPQGTGNIIRDSAIKMDFTCIYPYVRTVSLPFPVFPVSSEMVMHVDEMDATVQMMLYSDHTYAKPFTSAPTIELRDKVHVELTVTEPEDYFLLRVNECWATQTPQPNSTEGLVHSLIHNGCVDDHTVSFLSVDQEKPGHNGQSSTFRYSFDMFRFTTEPHELYLHCTVQLCEPEDQKSCIPNCNSISKREAVRAGPSQGLLSYGPIRIEMPDRPKSSILTTVVLPVAGVWTLGFFLTILITVAKAGSRRTVKMEER